In Paludibaculum fermentans, the genomic stretch GAGGGGGTCCGGATCAGCCCGGATGGAAAGTGGGTCTTTGTGACGTCGGAAGAGGCCGGAACTCTGGCGGTGGTAGACACAACGACGAACAAGGTTGTGGACTCGTTCAAGGTGGGCCGCCGGCCGCGCTCCATTGCATTTCTTCCAGATAGCGCTACGGCCTGGGTGAATGCCGAGAACGATGGCGCCGTGGTGCTGGTGGACGCAGTGAAGCACAAGATTGTGGATACCGTGCAACTGGGAGAGCGCGGCGTTGTGAAGCCGATGGCGGTGCTGCTGTCACCCGACGCGAAGACGCTCTATGTGAGTTCGGGCCGGGGGAAGAAGGTTTTTATCCTGGATGCGGCCAATCGGAAGGTGGAGGCGTCGATTGAGGTGGGGCAGCGGCCTTGGGGGATTGCGCTTTCACCAGATGGGAAAACGCTCTTCTCGGCGAACGGGCCGTCGAACGATCTCTCGGTAGTGGATCTTGCCACCCGCACGGTGAGCCGGAAAGTGAAGCTCACCGGCTCGCCGTGGGGTGTCGTTGCGCTGGAACAGTAAGCAGCTTCAGATCTCCATGAAGATGCCGAAGCCGTAGAGCGTGTTGTCGGTGGTGGTGAAGAAGACGCGGCCGTTCGCCAAGGTGAGGCCCGTCAGGCTGGCTGGGACCGTGACCTGGTTACCGGTGGAGTAGAGTTCCTTGCCTGTCGCGGCGTCCAAGCCGTAGAGCGTGGCCTGGCCCGCAGTCGAGAGGGCAAAGAGCGCGCCGCTCGTGATGACAGGAGCCACCGGCGACCTCAGGTCGCGCGAGGCCCAGGCCGGCACGAGGACGACCTTGCCGTCCTTCTCTTCGACGCGGAAGGCGACGATGGATCCGTTGGGTGCAGCGCCATTTGCGGCCGCGGGCTTAAAGGCACTGTTGAGGGCGCCCCAGACCGGAGCGGCGAGCCAACGGGCACCGTCGGCATCCTCCCATGTGGAGAGTCCGCCTGTGATACCACCCTGCGAAGAGGCGATGACAGGGGTCTGAGCCAGCGGCGTTTTGTGGTCGGCGCCGCCCAGCGACTTGGAATCCAGCAGGACGATGCGGCCATCCGGTGAGGCAGTGGCGATGACATCGCGGCCTTTGAACTCGAAGACTACTGGAGTGGTGACGTTCAGGGCCGGATTCTTCCTGGCGGCGGACTTGGGCAGGAGGAAGTAGTCTTTCTGCTCGACTTTCTTGGAGCTGAGGGCGAGCAGCGCGTTGCCCCACTTGCCGCTGGCAGGATCGGAGACGCCGGAGCCCGTCTGGATATAAACTGTGCCGTCGTTGCCGACAGCGAAACCGCCAGTGCCATTGGGGTCGGTTCCGGCCAGCGGGAACGAGACGGGGGACGTCTCTTCCTGGGCAAGGTCGATGGCATAGATTGCGTTCGCCACACCGCCACAACCCCCGGTGGTCATCGCATAGACCGTGTTGTCCGTCATCAGCAGGCTGGCCGGTTTGGTGTTGGCGGGCAGAAACTTGAGAGCAGGGAACTGATCGCTGCCGTCGGAAGAGTTGACCATGTGCAGGGTGCCGTCACCGGCGAGCACGTAGACGGAGCGGGAGCCACCGAAGCCGCCGCCGCCCAGGCGCGCGGGCAGCGTGGGGCGTGGCGTCGCGGCTGCAGCGCCACCGGCAGGTCTGGGGCCCCCTGGACGGCGGCCGAAGACCGCAGGCGGGGTGAGGGCCGGGACCGTGGCGAGGCTGGCGCATTCAGGTCCACCCTGCGCGGGGGCATTCAGCTTTGTCTTCCAGAATGGCCGGTTCAGGTCGAGATCGATGGCCCACAGATCCCCGGAATTCCCGTAGACGAAGCCGAGCTCCTTAAAGCCTTTATAGGAGATGAGCAGGCCGATGACGACGGGCGGCGTCAGGGCCTTGCTGCCCGGGGCCGGGCCGTCGATTTTGCTTTTCAGGACAAGCTGGAAGTCCTTGACGTTGTCCCTGGTGATGCGGACATCGCTCTTTGCCCAGCCGGTGCGGCGGGCGTCACCCCCGGCGGAGGGCCAGTCGACCGGCCGGCCTTGCGGGGTGGCGATGCCGGCGGTTGCCATCGCGGTCAGAACCAGTGCACCAATCGATCTCATGAAATCACCTCGAAGAATTCCCGTGGCACGGACGTTGTGGGGCGGAATCGTCAGATTGAGCTGCATGGTGCTATTTCCCCGGCAGGCCAAAGCAGTAGAGGACGCTGTCGAACGAACCGAGGTAGACCCGGCCATTGGCCACGGACAAGGCTCCGAAATGGACGAACGACGAGATCTCGTCGCCGCTGTTGTAGAGTTCCTTGCCGGTCTGCCCATCGAGGGCGTAGAGAACAGCATGAGTGGAGGCCTTGATGCGGAGGGGGCTGTAATCGGCCAGTCCCTTGTCGGGGTAGGCTTGGCGGGTGTTCTCGCCGCTGCCGTAGGCGAAGACGATGCCATTCGCGATGACGGGCGGCTCGGCCTGATCCATGTCGCGGGACATCCAGGCCGGGGTCAGCTGCGGTTTTCCGTTGACCTCTTCCACCTTGAAGGCGACGACGGCGCCGTGCTCCACCGGGCCGTGCGACACGGGAGGCTTGAAGTTCGGATGAGACGGGCCCCAGAAGGGTGTGAGGGCCCAGCGGGTGCCCTTATCGTCGAGCCAACTGGCCATGCTGCCCCAGATTCCCGCTGACTGGAAGTCGACTTCCTCGTTACAGAGCAGCGGGGTGCGGAACATGGGGACCATGTGGTTCTCGCCGCCCGCGGAGCGTGTGTCGAGCAGGTAGACCCGGCATTCCTTGCTGCCGGTGACCATCAGTTCGCGGCCCTTGTAGTCGAAGATGGCGGGGGTGACTTGCATGTCGAGGTCCCGCTTCTGCAGCCACACCCAGTTGGAAGGCTCGAACCAGTCGCGGATCTTGAGTTCGCCGCCGGTGACTTTTGCACCGATCAGACCGTTTCCATAGACCTCATTGGCGGCGTCATAGCGGCCGTCACCGGTGGGCGCCCAGGCGGTGCCGGTGGAGTCGATGGCGACGCCGCTGCGGCCCCAGAGTCCGCCGCTCTTCGGGTGGGCGACCATCACCTTGTGCTCGGGGTCCTTCAGATTGACTGCCCACATCTGGTTTGGATTGCCGGCGCAGCCCTGCGAGGTGGAGGTGAAGAGGATGTCGTTCCAGAGGTTCAGCGAGTAGTGCTTACCGTTGGGATAGCCGAAGGGGAACGGCGGCGCGACTTCCTCCCCATCGCCTACGCTCAACGAGTGCAGCTTGCCATCGCCCGCGAGGGCGTAGAGCGTTCGTGCCCCATTGGCGGCGGCCGGGCCCACTGTCGGCGCGGCCGTCATGCCAGGCGGGCAGAGCGGATCGCCCGGGCGGCCGCGGCGTTCCGGCTCAGGATACTCAAAATGCTTTTGCCAGAGGAGTTTCCCCGTTTTGACGTCGATGGCATAAATGTTGTCGGAGATTCCGCCGACGATGCCGATCTCCTTCGGACCGCTGGGGGTGGGTACGTTCTCGACGATCATCGGCGCGAAGAGCGAATGCATCTCCTGCGGTACGTTGTCGAGCTTCAGTTTCCAGAGGACCTTCAGATTCTTCACATTATCTTTGGTGAGAATCTTCTCGTCCTGCTGCCATGCCGTACGCTGCGGGTTGCCGCCGTCAGTGGGCCAGTCGGCGCCATAGAGCAGGCCGCAGCCCATCAGTCCCAGGATCCAAACAAAGTGTCTTCGCATCAGTGCCATCTCCTCATCTCGGCTAACAAACGGGGTGCCAGAGCACGCATAGGATTGGAAGTGCACGCGACGACGGACGCCATCGCGACTATCGATCAAAATCCTTCATCCAGCCAGCCTCTCCGCCGATGTTGAGTAACATACCACCATCGGCACCGGCTACGGGACCCGGCGAGGCGCGGGCGGTGGGTGTGGGGGAAGTCAGCGCTGGATACCAAAGTGCTGCCGGATCGAGCGGCGGTACCGGCACAGTGCTGTTTGGAAAGCGTGTGAATGCAAGCGTACACAGCTCATTCAGGCGCTGCCTCTTACGTCGCCTCCGGCGGATCCGTGGCCTCGGCGGCCTGCTCTATGGTGCAAAAGTGACCGTTGGCAAGTACGTTCGATCAAACCATGT encodes the following:
- a CDS encoding YVTN family beta-propeller repeat protein; this encodes MTTRKYALLTAGLTILLAGCTRPPAAPEPSSSAYRIYVTNEASGDMSVIDPATMNVIATVPLGKRPRGIHASPDRKTIYVALSGSPIAGPGVDESTLPPPDKSADGIGVFDVKQNKLVRVLHSGSDPENFDISKDGKRMYVSNEDVAGISVVDLETEKAIATLPTGEEPEGVRISPDGKWVFVTSEEAGTLAVVDTTTNKVVDSFKVGRRPRSIAFLPDSATAWVNAENDGAVVLVDAVKHKIVDTVQLGERGVVKPMAVLLSPDAKTLYVSSGRGKKVFILDAANRKVEASIEVGQRPWGIALSPDGKTLFSANGPSNDLSVVDLATRTVSRKVKLTGSPWGVVALEQ
- a CDS encoding outer membrane protein assembly factor BamB family protein, with translation MRSIGALVLTAMATAGIATPQGRPVDWPSAGGDARRTGWAKSDVRITRDNVKDFQLVLKSKIDGPAPGSKALTPPVVIGLLISYKGFKELGFVYGNSGDLWAIDLDLNRPFWKTKLNAPAQGGPECASLATVPALTPPAVFGRRPGGPRPAGGAAAATPRPTLPARLGGGGFGGSRSVYVLAGDGTLHMVNSSDGSDQFPALKFLPANTKPASLLMTDNTVYAMTTGGCGGVANAIYAIDLAQEETSPVSFPLAGTDPNGTGGFAVGNDGTVYIQTGSGVSDPASGKWGNALLALSSKKVEQKDYFLLPKSAARKNPALNVTTPVVFEFKGRDVIATASPDGRIVLLDSKSLGGADHKTPLAQTPVIASSQGGITGGLSTWEDADGARWLAAPVWGALNSAFKPAAANGAAPNGSIVAFRVEEKDGKVVLVPAWASRDLRSPVAPVITSGALFALSTAGQATLYGLDAATGKELYSTGNQVTVPASLTGLTLANGRVFFTTTDNTLYGFGIFMEI
- a CDS encoding pyrrolo-quinoline quinone gives rise to the protein MRRHFVWILGLMGCGLLYGADWPTDGGNPQRTAWQQDEKILTKDNVKNLKVLWKLKLDNVPQEMHSLFAPMIVENVPTPSGPKEIGIVGGISDNIYAIDVKTGKLLWQKHFEYPEPERRGRPGDPLCPPGMTAAPTVGPAAANGARTLYALAGDGKLHSLSVGDGEEVAPPFPFGYPNGKHYSLNLWNDILFTSTSQGCAGNPNQMWAVNLKDPEHKVMVAHPKSGGLWGRSGVAIDSTGTAWAPTGDGRYDAANEVYGNGLIGAKVTGGELKIRDWFEPSNWVWLQKRDLDMQVTPAIFDYKGRELMVTGSKECRVYLLDTRSAGGENHMVPMFRTPLLCNEEVDFQSAGIWGSMASWLDDKGTRWALTPFWGPSHPNFKPPVSHGPVEHGAVVAFKVEEVNGKPQLTPAWMSRDMDQAEPPVIANGIVFAYGSGENTRQAYPDKGLADYSPLRIKASTHAVLYALDGQTGKELYNSGDEISSFVHFGALSVANGRVYLGSFDSVLYCFGLPGK